Below is a genomic region from Persicimonas caeni.
CGCATGCGTTGAAACTCGCACGAAAAGAAGGCGGCCCCGAGGTGATTTTGGTGAACCTGTCGGGTCGCGGCGACAAAGATTTGGGCCGGATTGCCGGCGATGACCATCAGGAGACGGTATGAATCGCTATGATCGCATGTTCGAACGTTTGGAAGAGGCCGGTGAAGGAGCGTTTATCCCGTTCGTCACGCTTGGAGATCCGACACCCGAGGTGAGCCTGGAGGTGGTGAGCTGCCTGGTGGAGGCGGGTGCGGATGCGCTCGAGCTCGGGATTCCGTTTTCGGATCCCATCGCCGACGGTCCTACGATCCAACGGGCGACCCGACGGGCGCTCGACGCCGGTACGACGCCGGGGACGTGCTGGGAGCTGTTGGCAGAGGTGCGCAAGCGCCATCCGGAGGTGCCTATCGGCCTGCTGGTGTATGCGAATTTGGTGGTGCAGGGATCAGTCGAGCAGTTCTACGAGCGCGCTGCCGAGGCGGGCGTCGACTCGGTGCTCGTCGCCGACGTGCCGACGCTCGAGGCCGAGGCGTTCGCGAAGGTTGCGCGTTCCAAGGGCGTCTGTCCGGTGATGATCGCGACGCCGAATGCCTCTCGTGAGAAGCTCGAGACGGTCGCTCGGTTGGGGGCGGGATACACCTACGTAGTGACGCGCTCGGGCGTGACCGGTGCGGAGGTCGACGCCGACACGACGCGAAGCGAGGTGCTCGACACGCTCGCTCGGCTGGACGCGCCGGCGTCTGTGGTCGGGTTTGGGATCTCGCGCCCCGAACAGGTCCGCGCAGCCCTCGAGGCCGCCGCCGCCGGTGCGATCAGCGGATCGGCGGTCGTGCGGCGCATCGAAGAGCACCGGGGCGACCGCGAGGCGATGCTCGAGGCGCTGAGCCGATTTGTGAGTGAGATGAAGGCGGCGACGCGCCCCTTGGCGTGACACTCGTGGTGTCGTTCAGTTTACCTTGTCGACCTCGGAGCTCAGCTTGAGGACGTGGTCGCCGTCGTCCTGCTCGATGTAGAGCGCCGGGTTGTCGGACGAGCCGTTGCGCACGATCTCGCTGCCTTTGATTGTGCGCGTCACGCGTTTCTCGAAGCTGCTCTTGACCGTGCCTTCGGCGTAGTCCGAGCCCCACTTCCAGCGTACGCGGTCTCCCTCGTGGATGGCCGGCATGGTGTCTCCTGTTTGGCTGCGACTAGCTGCTTTGGCTGCTTTAGCTGCGCGCCGATGGCGGGCTGGTGGCTTCGACGGCGGTGAAGCTATCGAGGATCTCGTAGCAGTGCTCGACGTCGGCCGGCACGAACCACGAGTCTCCCTTGGCTAGCTCGATCGTCTCGCCGCCGCAGTGCAGCTTGGCTTTGCCGTCGATGACGTAGCCGACCGTCTCGTACGGACTCGAGTGCATCTTGCTCTCTTTGTCGCCTGGCTTCTCGTCGACCCACATGCGCATGCCGACCTGGTCGCCGCTGGCGAGTTGGCGCAGGAATTTGGGGCCAGAGGAGGGGGCTTCGCTGCTTTTTATCTTCTGGGGCGTCTTATTCTGGGGAGTCTGGGCTGCCATGGTCGCCTCGTCGTTCGGGAAATAGTCAACCGACAAGGCGAATGTAGGCAGATGTGGGGAGGTCTCAATGGAGCCTACTCAACAACCCGCCATCCTCAGAGCTGTAGAATCTTTTGCATCATCAGATCCTTGTCCGGCGTCTCCATCACCAACGCCGGCTCGATGCCGGCTTCGTTCATGGCGTCGCCGGTCGTCGGACCGATCGCCGCAAATTTATAAGCATCGAGGTCGACGTGGGAGGCTTGGCTCAAAAAGGTCCGTACGCCGCGCGGGCTGGTGAACGCGATCCAATCGGCGTCGACTTCGGCGAGTTCGTCTCGGAGGCGTGGGTAGAGCTTCGCGCACGTGTGGTAGACGGGGACTTCGTGCACGTCGGTACGCCCGAGGCGGCGGGCGAGGTCGCGGGGCGATTCT
It encodes:
- a CDS encoding hypervirulence associated TUDOR domain-containing protein, with protein sequence MPAIHEGDRVRWKWGSDYAEGTVKSSFEKRVTRTIKGSEIVRNGSSDNPALYIEQDDGDHVLKLSSEVDKVN
- the trpA gene encoding tryptophan synthase subunit alpha; this encodes MNRYDRMFERLEEAGEGAFIPFVTLGDPTPEVSLEVVSCLVEAGADALELGIPFSDPIADGPTIQRATRRALDAGTTPGTCWELLAEVRKRHPEVPIGLLVYANLVVQGSVEQFYERAAEAGVDSVLVADVPTLEAEAFAKVARSKGVCPVMIATPNASREKLETVARLGAGYTYVVTRSGVTGAEVDADTTRSEVLDTLARLDAPASVVGFGISRPEQVRAALEAAAAGAISGSAVVRRIEEHRGDREAMLEALSRFVSEMKAATRPLA
- a CDS encoding cupin domain-containing protein, which produces MAAQTPQNKTPQKIKSSEAPSSGPKFLRQLASGDQVGMRMWVDEKPGDKESKMHSSPYETVGYVIDGKAKLHCGGETIELAKGDSWFVPADVEHCYEILDSFTAVEATSPPSARS